The following proteins are co-located in the Sardina pilchardus chromosome 24, fSarPil1.1, whole genome shotgun sequence genome:
- the LOC134072671 gene encoding transmembrane protein 42, whose protein sequence is MFPGVFYALLAGFLGAVASSSAKLSLGTDYLKGVCETGLRTWGEQRKFRQENETTACDWLHIPLRLLCGGLLFTCNAVMWTFLAKALRYSSSSTRTTVTTTASNFISSAFLGQLIFGETHIALWWVGISLTLSGLLVLHRAAPHNPGLSDAQKDE, encoded by the exons ATGTTTCCAGGGGTTTTCTATGCACTGCTGGCGGGTTTCTTGGGAGCCGTAGCCTCCTCGTCTGCGAAACTGTCGCTCGGAACCGATTACCTTAAAGGTGTTTGTGAAACAGGGCTGAGGACATGGGGCGAGCAGCGTAAATTTCGACAGGAGAACGAAACTACTGCCTGTGACTGG CTGCACATTCCCTTGCGGTTGCTGTGTGGAGGGCTGCTGTTTACCTGTAATGCTGTGATGTGGACGTTCCTGGCCAAAGCGCTCAgatactcctcctcctccactcgaACCACTGTGACCACTACCGCCTCCAACTTCATCTCCTCA GCATTCCTGGGGCAGCTCATCTTCGGAGAGACCCACATTGCTCTGTGGTGGGTGGGgatctccctcaccctctcggGCCTTCTGGTGCTTCACCGAGCTGCTCCGCACAACCCCGGGCTCTCAGACGCCCAGAAGGATGAGTAG